Proteins encoded within one genomic window of Nonomuraea gerenzanensis:
- a CDS encoding ATP-binding protein — MRAAPLATIRVRDDHDVFAMRRMGREVAAAAGMSEQDQIRVATALSEVGRELVIDGGADVRVDFLLDADDLVISLTLPLTLPLALPLTLPSGGHDRAEGVTMAARLMDAVETDRPGELLLRKRIGATRSRSAEQIRAAVEELPPGSALDELRQQNRELASTLEAVRLLYAELAEKSRQLQQTGETKDRFWATVSHELRTPLHSIIGLVGLLTGPCASPLNAEQGHQVQLIGSSARTLLDLVSELLDLAKAESGRLEPQPAEVDVVALAEWLRLTLTPTSGDARVELTVHVAQPPPAVWADEAMLTRILRNLLANGLKFTEDGEVRLAIADDPATSETVFTVTDTGIGIPAEHLDLVFENFHQVPGPAQVRGRGTGLGLPYARELAEAMGGTLTLTSTPGRGVTATLRLPHSSHDVPMVRRVLVADDDPAFRARVRRMLTGFAAHVDEAPDGTAALAVMRSAPPDLALLDLLMPGLDGVALLRLMTEDERLRAIPVIVMAVSPVDGHAFEADVTLGKHDLRRDVLLDAIRQAMKRHR; from the coding sequence ATGAGGGCGGCACCGCTGGCCACGATCCGGGTCAGGGACGACCACGACGTCTTCGCCATGCGCCGGATGGGCCGCGAGGTCGCCGCGGCGGCCGGCATGTCGGAGCAGGACCAGATCCGGGTGGCCACGGCGCTGAGCGAGGTGGGCAGGGAGCTCGTCATCGACGGGGGCGCCGACGTGCGGGTCGACTTCCTGCTCGACGCGGACGACCTGGTGATCTCGCTGACCCTGCCGCTGACCCTGCCGCTGGCCCTGCCGCTGACCCTGCCCTCCGGCGGCCACGACCGGGCCGAGGGCGTGACGATGGCGGCGCGGCTGATGGACGCCGTCGAAACCGACCGGCCCGGCGAGCTGCTCCTGCGCAAGCGGATCGGCGCCACCCGCTCGCGCTCGGCTGAGCAGATCCGCGCCGCCGTCGAGGAGCTGCCTCCCGGCAGCGCGCTGGACGAGCTGCGCCAGCAGAACCGGGAGCTGGCCTCGACGCTGGAGGCCGTGCGCCTGCTCTACGCCGAGCTGGCCGAGAAGTCGCGGCAGTTGCAGCAGACCGGCGAGACCAAGGACCGCTTCTGGGCCACGGTCAGCCACGAGCTGCGCACGCCGCTGCACTCCATCATCGGCCTGGTCGGGCTGCTCACCGGGCCGTGCGCGTCGCCGCTGAACGCCGAGCAGGGCCACCAGGTCCAGCTCATCGGATCCTCCGCCCGGACGCTGCTCGACCTGGTGAGCGAGCTGCTCGATCTGGCCAAGGCGGAATCGGGCCGGCTGGAGCCACAACCGGCCGAGGTGGACGTGGTCGCGCTGGCCGAGTGGCTGCGCCTGACCCTGACGCCGACGTCCGGGGACGCACGCGTCGAGCTGACCGTACACGTCGCGCAGCCGCCGCCGGCGGTGTGGGCCGACGAGGCGATGCTCACCCGGATCCTGCGCAACCTGCTGGCCAACGGCCTGAAGTTCACCGAGGACGGCGAGGTGCGGCTGGCCATCGCCGACGATCCGGCGACGAGCGAGACGGTGTTCACCGTGACCGACACCGGGATCGGCATCCCCGCCGAGCACCTGGACCTCGTCTTCGAGAACTTCCACCAGGTGCCGGGGCCCGCTCAGGTGCGGGGCAGGGGCACCGGGCTCGGGCTGCCGTACGCCCGCGAACTGGCCGAGGCGATGGGCGGCACGCTCACCTTGACCAGCACCCCGGGGCGGGGCGTCACGGCCACGCTGCGCCTGCCGCACAGCTCTCACGACGTGCCGATGGTGCGGCGCGTGCTCGTCGCCGACGACGACCCCGCCTTCCGCGCCCGGGTCCGCCGCATGCTCACCGGGTTCGCCGCGCACGTGGACGAGGCGCCCGACGGCACGGCCGCGCTGGCGGTCATGCGCTCGGCGCCGCCCGACCTGGCGCTGCTGGACCTGCTGATGCCGGGGCTGGACGGCGTCGCGCTGTTACGGCTCATGACCGAGGACGAACGGCTGCGCGCCATCCCCGTGATCGTCATGGCCGTCTCCCCGGTGGACGGGCACGCCTTCGAGGCCGACGTGACGCTCGGCAAGCACGACCTGCGCAGGGACGTGCTGCTGGACGCCATCCGCCAGGCCATGAAACGGCACAGGTGA
- a CDS encoding undecaprenyl diphosphate synthase family protein, translated as MRAAGVGWLSLYAFSTENWRRPAGEIDLLMRLVRRAVRKHAPVLHARGIRCRFLGMTDPRIRRRWCATSPT; from the coding sequence CTGCGCGCGGCCGGGGTCGGCTGGCTGAGCCTGTACGCCTTCTCCACGGAGAACTGGCGGCGCCCGGCCGGCGAGATCGACCTCCTCATGCGGCTCGTCCGCCGGGCCGTCCGCAAGCACGCGCCGGTGCTGCACGCGCGCGGCATCCGCTGCCGGTTCCTCGGCATGACCGATCCGCGCATCCGGCGTCGCTGGTGCGCGACATCACCGACCTGA
- a CDS encoding UBP-type zinc finger domain-containing protein yields the protein MTLDAQGTNATVRAGLNGQVPRCDHVAELSPVEPGPAECAACVALGRAWTRLLVCLSCGWVACADDARGGHARAHYEETDHPVVAALAATSTWRWCYVHRRTV from the coding sequence ATGACTCTGGACGCACAAGGGACGAACGCGACCGTCCGCGCGGGCCTGAACGGTCAGGTCCCCCGCTGCGATCACGTCGCCGAGCTCTCCCCCGTGGAGCCGGGCCCGGCCGAGTGCGCGGCATGCGTGGCGCTCGGCCGCGCCTGGACGCGCTTGCTGGTGTGCCTGAGCTGCGGCTGGGTGGCCTGCGCCGACGACGCGCGAGGCGGTCACGCCCGTGCCCACTACGAGGAGACCGACCACCCCGTGGTCGCCGCCCTGGCAGCGACATCGACCTGGCGCTGGTGCTACGTGCACCGCCGCACCGTGTAG
- a CDS encoding acyl-CoA desaturase, which translates to MTISEQAAGRRQDYDGTSPFPGAEEHVPAGRLQAGLTAAIVIVPIVALGVAISLSWGRGFTLTDLLLAAILYVLTGLGVTVGFHRLLTHASFTARPWLRVALAVAGSMGFQGNVIDWVAVHRRHHAFTDRPGDPHSPYRYGTGLRGQLRGLAHAHLGWLFTDDRTPAERYAPDLLADPAMARVARAFPALCALSLALPFLAGWAITGTLYGALTAFLWAGLIRVALLQHVTWSVNSLCHVIGTRPFKTRRHDRSTNLWPLALLSFGESWHNGHHSEPSCARHGLDRGQLDPSAAVIGLFERLGWAGDVHWPDQERLQRRRAVRRRQARAPSAGADPAGGSPGPAPGS; encoded by the coding sequence ATGACCATTTCCGAACAGGCGGCCGGACGCCGCCAGGACTACGACGGCACCTCGCCCTTCCCCGGGGCCGAGGAGCACGTCCCGGCCGGCCGGCTCCAGGCGGGGCTGACCGCGGCGATCGTGATCGTGCCGATCGTCGCGCTCGGCGTCGCGATCTCCCTGTCGTGGGGGCGCGGGTTCACGCTCACCGATCTGCTGCTGGCCGCGATCCTGTACGTGCTGACCGGCCTGGGCGTGACGGTCGGCTTCCACCGGCTGCTCACCCACGCCTCGTTCACCGCGCGGCCGTGGCTGCGCGTGGCGCTGGCCGTCGCCGGCTCGATGGGCTTCCAGGGGAACGTGATCGACTGGGTGGCGGTGCACCGCCGCCATCACGCGTTCACCGACCGGCCGGGCGACCCGCACTCCCCCTACCGGTACGGCACCGGCCTGCGCGGCCAGTTGCGCGGCCTCGCCCACGCCCACCTCGGCTGGCTGTTCACCGACGACCGGACCCCCGCCGAGCGCTACGCCCCCGACCTGCTGGCCGACCCGGCCATGGCGCGCGTCGCCCGGGCCTTCCCCGCGCTGTGCGCGCTGTCGCTGGCGCTGCCGTTCCTGGCCGGCTGGGCGATCACCGGCACCCTGTACGGCGCGCTGACCGCGTTCCTGTGGGCCGGGCTGATCCGCGTCGCGCTGCTCCAGCACGTCACCTGGAGCGTCAACTCCCTGTGCCACGTCATCGGCACCAGGCCCTTCAAGACGCGCCGCCACGACCGCTCGACGAACCTGTGGCCGCTGGCCCTGCTGTCCTTCGGCGAGAGCTGGCACAACGGTCACCACAGCGAGCCCAGCTGCGCCCGTCACGGCCTGGATCGGGGGCAGCTCGACCCGTCCGCCGCCGTGATCGGCCTGTTCGAGCGGCTCGGCTGGGCCGGCGACGTGCACTGGCCGGACCAGGAGCGCCTCCAGCGCCGCCGCGCCGTCCGGCGACGGCAGGCCCGCGCCCCGTCCGCCGGAGCCGATCCTGCCGGTGGCTCACCGGGGCCCGCGCCTGGCTCTTGA